ACTGCAGGGATGGATGGGTCCCATCAGACCATAATATATTTTTCCTAATGCTCTCAGAGTACTTCATGCGTCATGTCATATACCTTttactaaggagtggcttcagtctagccactctaccactGACTTATGGACCGCTGCAGAGTAGGTTGTTCCTCTGGCAGGTCCCCCCaactctgcagagaaactcagaATCTCTGTTAGTATGGCCAAGGGATTCTTagccacctccctgaccaaggcccttcttgcctggttacttagtttggaaGGATAGCCAGCAGAGCAAGTGTCTTGGTGTTTCCAAACGTATTCCCTTTCAAAATGATTAAGCCCACTGTGCTTCTGGAAACGATCAATACTTgggctccaatcaagttctagagacatcaaggatgagcaaaacattttacatattgcAGCCATTTCAATTATTCTTTGAGAAGGTACTTTTGAGTTACAGCTTCTTTCTTGCCAACTTCCAATACATTCCATTTTTATGCAGATCTGTTGATATGACGGATCGCTGATCAATTACTCAAgtcccagccactgaactctgtagATCCTTCAAATAGATTTTTGCATTTGTGACTTCTCACATCTCATCTGAGTGTTGAGTTTAGGGACAGCCTTACCTTGGTAGTGCGATTCAGCTCCCAATTCACAATTCAACTGTGCCAACTGCGATAtcaaaatgtgtataatattATTTTGCTAATTTATTAGTTTTCTAATCTATGCATTTGTATTCTGTAGAATGCTTTTTGGTCTTAAAGGATTCACAGTCTGAGCAATGGTCTTTCCACCCTGGGGTTTTCTCAAGACAGTGTGACAGcaactttaatggttcacaAGTGGAGGTCAATGGTAATGTGACTATGTCCGTGAAAGGGCAATTTCATCGGTCAACTGGAAGTTTCCACAGCACTGGGTTTGAAAACGTATAAAAGCAGTttgtaaataatacattttgagtatcagtgttttaaaatatcaaatataaaacaaaatgtatgtaccatttgtaattcagtaatattaGAAAATTGTACAGGGGTTtcaatacttttgcaaggcactgtattttatttttcaactacATGTATTCTTACCTGATCCGCTGCAGGATGGATCCAGTAGAATGTACTTCACATCTTTATACTGCAGCGCATCCGGTTCCACCTTTAGGAAGTCCTGATTGGCCAGCTGCTGACATGTAACTCCCGCACGAAGGAGGAGTGTGGACATGGTTGCCAGACGCTTGGCATCAAGGTCAAAAGCAAACAACCTCCTTCAACACAGGCAAGAAAGATGAGGTTGGGGTCAAAGGTATTAGGTGAGACTAGTAGACTTTTCAATGAgctttgaaaatggaagaatttcaaGAGATATaatttaatagaaaacaaaaaaagtcactctacagtcattttttaaatatacagtatctcacaaaaatttgtacactcctcacattttCGCAAATAtctgattatatcttttcatgtgacaacactgaagaaatgaccctTTGCTACAATTGTTTGgtttagtgagtgtacagcttgtataacagtgtacatttgctgtcacctcaaaataactcaacacacagccatcaatgtccaaacagctggcaacaaaagtgggtacacccctaagtgaaaatgtccaaattgggcccaaagtgtcaatattttgtgtggccaccattattttccagcactgccttaacactcttgggcatggagttcagtATTATACAGTATTTACCCATGTagctcactcagtaagagcaaGGTGCTTATGACACCAGGCTTTCGTATTTGATTCCCACTGGACGAGATAAAAAAGAAAGTGCATTCACTACTAGAAATTgctctgctaaattacttaaatgttcagtgtatttacaATTCAGACAATTTGGAGTTGGATAATTGTTTGCATTATGATTTACAAGACATTACTACATTCTATGTAAGACACCAATTATATTACATAaggaatatttaaataatgttactATATAAGTTGGCCATACTCTCTAATAATTACTCTGACTATAGGATACTAGGAAAAAAGATTTTTATCCTGTCCAACAATGTTATGAATTACAAAGAAGACAATAaccaaaaaatacaataaatggaTGTAAAATGTACTGGTTACTGAGATCAAACAGTAGGCAAGTTCAGCCTCATAGTACCAATTTGCTTAAAGGTTTAGACCCACAGAGAGTAGCTGTTGCATGTAAAATAGCTAATGTCAATCTTAATAAACTAAACAGCTATTTAGTTCTTCAACATGTGGCAACTACTAGAATTCAgggatttttaaaaaatatttttaccagAAAACTACAACGAGCCACAACcctgattccaaaaatgttggatgctgtgtaaaatgctaataaaaacagaatgcaattacgtgcatatcatttaatccctatatttaatagaaaatagtaccaagacaacatagcAAATGTTGAAACTCAGAAATTGTTGTTACACCTTTTGGAAAAAGAtatgcccattttttatttgattcctGCAACATGCTTCAAAAAAGTTGGCACAGTGGCAtgtttgtattacacaacttttccagtcttttgttgcaggcatcaatttcaaagtgggcatacatttttcaaggaacaataacatttctacgtttcaacatttgatatgttgtctttgtactattttccattgaatatagggattaaattgtacatctttgcattctgtttctatttccattttacacagtgtcccaactttttgggaaacactgtTGTAAATGGAATAGATGTCCTTTTCTGATTAAAATCATTGTTTAGAGTTCAGAATTAAATCAAAGGTCATCAACTATGTcaactattatttttattagttaGCTACTTCTGAATGTTAcacattgttttttatgttattttaagtaGGGGCTCCATTTCAAACCAAACCTATTTCAAGGTTATCTTTCTAGAAATAAAGCATTTAATCCAAGATATCCATGCAAGTTAACCCATCAGGTCTTAATACAGTGGCTGTAGATTTGCACAAAATCCTGTTCTGATCTATCAACGTATCTGTGTTTTTTTAGATTTCAGCTAACCTGTCAATGGgaatccaaataaaaaaataattggatTCTCACtagtgagagagaaaacatgaCTTGGTTGCTGAAAAATATACTGTCTACTCCCATAACATGAGTTCGAAATAGTACTGGGGAATTGGGATGATTATAAGGCCAGTTAATCACAAAAGTGTTTACAAAGACCACCACTGGACTTAACATCACCTAATTATTTCCTACCAGTCACAAATGACTGAGAGAAAGTATATTGCTGATCTACTGAGCATGGTATTTAGTCCAATATTAGTCTTAATATTGGCCCTCCATAGTTTTATTTCAGTCAAGCTTTACCCTTTGTTTTTCATGATGGCAGCAAGGTGGCTGGTTTTGTTTCCCGGTGCTGCACAGGCATCCAGGACGTGGCTGCCTGCAGGAGGGTTTAAGAGGTACGCAGGGAGACAGCTGGCCTGTTGGGAATTTAAAGAAACACAATGGTCCTGTCAGAGTACCTTCAAAGAAAGCAGTTGAGATGCATTCTATCAGAACAGACGTGACACGATACCTCCTCAGGCTGCACagaggcaaagaaaacaaaggaaaaaccAGTTACAGACCTTATGAAACCTTGATGAAATTCAACTTGTTGAGAATTTCTCAAGATGATATGACATAGTGTAAGATGTTTTGGATGTTACATTGCCTGTGACTGGCACCAACTTCTCTTTACATGATGGTGAAACATGCAACTTTCAGGATACTTCCATGTAGTCTGTAATAATTTCTTCTTAACAAAAACTGGGGTCAGCTCTGGGGGGAAGAAACAAACGCTGCAGGCTTTGTCGAAAAGCCAAAACCAGCCTCCTACTCTGAAATGGGTACAGTTCctgcatttcaaatgttaaattaactcaaacatacagACTTTAAGGATAATTACAAAAGCGCTTTTAACTGGTTAGTTGAAACTTAATGTAATTTGTTTCCGAGCCAGCAATACAGGGCCTGGAGGGAATTCCTAGTTGACAACACAGAGTACCCCATATCCCCAAAAAGTGGGAAATAGAAAATGAAGAGAATTACAAAAGACAAGGACTTGAATAGTGGATGTTTGAAACATGGGAGTTTGGAAGAACAATAAGACACCCGACTCATTGTTTGGTTTATttaataagaatgtattttcaatatatttagGCTCCAGACTGAGCTGGGCTTTATTTTATCATTGGGAGTGTGCAATGaataaacataattattttgaaaactCAAGAAACTCACGTTTTCACCGGTAACACAGTTCCTGTTCTTTTAGGCACCTGTTGGTCTGATCTCATTAGGTTAACCTTCGCACAGAAATGCACATGAACAATTCTCACCTTGTCTTGTAAAATAATGTGGCCAGCCTTGTACAGATAGTGGTCATGGAAGTCTGTCTTTGCTGAGAAAACCAGCAGGTCTGAAAGGTGCAGGTCACCAACAAAGGATTTGCCGTTCAGTTTCAGGTCATCAAGCCTGGAGATCAGATACATACTCTTTGTTGTTCATTTCCCTCATGTTAACCTCAATCACTATAATCAACAGATGCTTTGTCTAAAACAAACAAGAAGCCCATGACTGACCTGTAGGCTTTACCCAGGTAGGAGAAGCCCTCTCTCTTGAAGTAATCGACAGTGTCCTCCACTGTGGTCTTTAACGTGTTAACACGCACATATCTCGGGAGCTGGTCGCCTAAGGACCAGAATACGTTAAACACTTTCATGAAAACTGGCAATATTGTCAGTGCAACATGATTGATTATAAATGTTAACAGTCGCATTCCTGGGACAATTCAACAATTCATGTTTTCTAACTGGAGTGTAAAGGACCAATCAATCTAACCTTCACACTGCTGGAGATTAGAGGGGAGCAGGTCCAGGTTGCAGCTGACCTTCTGCTTGATCTTCATGCGGGCCAGGGCAGCCTGCAGTCTGGATCGATGCTTCAACATCAGTGTCTTCCAAGCGCCACCACACTTCAGCCCCTTACCGATGACAAGGTCATACACCAGGACCTGTGATCGGCAGGACCAAACAAGTcttttagcatttttttaacCCTACTGCGTGTGAATCTCACAGGGTGTGatttaaagatttaaaaaatgaacTATGGCACGCAATTAGTCTTCAATTAAGATAAAAACAATTATCATGGACGAAATggactgggtgttttgtaaaaaaaaaaaaaaagcttgggGAAGAGAATCAGCACAATTTCACATTACCTTGGCTAGATTCATTTTTATCTTAGTATGTTTGAGGAGCTTGGTGGACTCAATGATCTCTTGTAGGATGGATGAAAACTTCTGTGTCTCACACACCAGGGCAAAGAGCTGCTTAATATTCTGGTGAAATAAAAAGATAATAACACAGAGTCATACAAACAACTGATGTAAATGAAAAAGTATATCTATACAGGGAAGAGGATTTGCTGATAGGCATGAAAACCAAGTTGTTGCTGTGCATGACGTTACCGAAATtttttaactagctagctagcaatctAATACCTGAAATTTACTCTCGTAAACCAAAGTCTTTACAGCAGCCTGCTTCGTCTCCACTTTCTCGAGAATCTCAGCAGCTTTGTTGTACAAAGCCATTTTAACAAAAGTAGTTCACAATATTCTGTAactgtatttattcattcacaGATAACGTGTTATCAAAATGTGACTGCGGCTCCTAGATCTCCACTACACCCACGTTTTCGCAGGTCTACCATAGATATGGATAGAGTACTGCAGTGGAAGAAACGCCGTTTCACCATTGACATTTTTCTCTTAGGGATTTTAATGGTTGACTAGAAAAAACGTGTGTTACCGCCCCCTACTGAGCTGGatgtagaaaaaatatattgttactaaaaaagtattttctcttTAACTACCTAACCAACACTGacacaaataatgaaataaatcgTTTTACACAGGATCAGGACTGAGAGGGCGACTGTAAAATGCTTGGGAGAACTACTGTCACCTCCTGTTTCACATCCCCTTACTGAATGTGCGTAGGGTGATGTTCCTTGTCAAAAAACGATAGCTCAGACAAACTTTCAACACTTTCTCTGTTCACCATGCATGTTAATTGGCAAACACCAACCTGCAATATATCTTCTCAAGTAGCTTGCTTCCACTTCTCTCAGCGCACCCAAACTTAACAAAGGCCTTATTCCAAATTGCAAAGCACTTCACTTCGTAAGTCAATATTCTCTTTAATTCCACTGCTCTCTTCTGTTCTTTTGAGAAACTAAAATAAGACCACTTCTGGTTACTTGAGGAACTGCTACACAATCTTTAAATCCTCATATACTGTAGACCTTGCAAATACACCAAGTAATCCATGTAGATCTTATTCCAAATAATTTTTACCATCTCGAAACACAGTATTTTCATCTAATTCAATCAttgtcacatttattttgtccCATTCTTTGATACTACAGTTTTTCAATCATTGTCTTATTACTCAATACACTTTCACCTTCAAACTTCTGTCTCCCCCATTTTGACATTGAAGGCTTTCCTAATTAATACTGTCAACATTGTTTGATCCTGATAACCAACATTGGATTGGGCCCTGTCAAGGCTTCTGGAAATTCATATATTTCcccataaacattttgaaagcacTCCTAGTTTCAATTAGCTCAGAATCAGTTGCTTTATCTGAATCAATTACATGTTTGTGAGGTTGAACTTTTCAGATGTAAGGAGATATTGGATGGATGATCTTGGATGGAAGATTTTGGATGGAAGATTTTGGATGTGAATGTTGTTTCCGCTTtacaaaaatcatatttatccaTATATCTCATTATTACTGGTCCCCCACAGAGATCTTAGTATCTATTCAACATAATGTGCAAGTACTATAATAAACAATATTGTCTAAATGTGTATAACATTTGACTTTCGAAACAGGATCTTTGTGTGAGGCTTACATGAAACACAAATAGTTGAGGTTTACATGGtaataaaaatgctgagcaagGGTAAGCAAATCACACGCCTTATTTGAAGTTAATCTAAAATTCCTAATGGGACAAATGAATGGTTTCATGCTAAACAAGCCACTTTCAACCACTTTCAGGCTTAGGTTTTTTCAATAAGATATATTTGCAGAGCACAAGTTGAGGGTGTTACTGAATATAAACTTATGCCCACTGAATATAAAGTTACGCCCACTAATGTTAGCCATTGTTTGTTTGGGGGCATCCTAGTTTGACGTAGGTTTGACGTGTAAAGTAACGTTCAAACTTTATCtcagtgtctgtgtgctttCATTCgatatcttttgtcaagatataacaccaggttaAAGTGGTTCAAGCATAGatacagaaaacaaaagtgtatttgctttgactacttGTTGAAAAATCGCTCTAGTCTGATTATACTTGTATCACTTATGTTAAAGTACTTTTTTACTTCCAAGACCATTTGCAGAGACTGAAATACCATTgaattgtattttctttcagGATTAAAATTGTTTGAGAATAtacaactgaaatgtattaatttaaagACTGGAGTGCCTCTAAAaatagtttgaaatgttttgattacagtcaagaatgagacatttgtggtttagaaagctgagTGTAGTTATAATACAGATACATGCAGGCATACTGTTCTGAAAGGCTTTTGCAGAGACCTGTCGGTTCTGCTGTGTAAATCTGACTCGTTTTCATGCAAATCATTGTGATCTTATTGCTTTGACTTGCtttgttcaatttaacagcaatgtTCTAGAAAGTTTAAATTGGTAATTGAAGTTGAATTCTCcatagcctgttgcagaaaggtggcaagtttcagTTTGCACCACGTAGATGTCAGGGcaatctgtttacagaaatatactTTTTTCCGGGGGTGCCTGGCAcaagaacattttacaattattgGGTAATGAcatggttatggacttaaaacattgttgggaggaatataaaagtgttacatgtctaaggattgattatctgaggtctaatttatcCTGAAAGATGATTCAATGCCATTAATTACTAGTAGgacaggtccaaaagagcacaacataTATTCTTAGTCAATTAATGTAGTCCAAAAGATCAGTGCATGATAAACGCACGtacttaaaaaacaaacaaaaaaacaccagaCCAATGGCAAACGTCAATAGGCGTAACTTTATGTTCAGGAACCCCTCATATTAAGTAACGCCACCGACTTGCGCTCTGCAAATAGCCGCGGTTATGTGGGGATTATGACGCGTTGACTATCACCCTCTCAGCGTCCTATCCTTCTCTATGGGATGGGAAATGCAGGCTACTTTACGGCCTGCTGAGAAATTGAAGTGTTGATTTACGTTAGGACTCGAAGTACTCTGTTGCTGACTGAACACTAATTTGAATGAATGCATGTGTAAAAGAAGTTGCATTAGTTGTTTTTAGTTATCACTACAccattgttattatttaaatgcaaCGATATTGCTAGTCGAGCGAAGTTGCAGCACAAGTCACTAGAGTCTAGTCTAAGGAgtttgctagctaacgtttATCGTGTGACCTGCTGTTGCAATTCTAGCCAGTGCTAACGTGGCACAAACAAGGGGAAGATGGAGTTTGCTGCTCTTATTGCCTTGACCTTATTAATAGGAATGCTGATAATTTTAGTCGCTATCGCAGTGGGAAAGCAGAAAGGAGAATTAAGTGGACAACTGGAGCAAAAAGAAGTTAATTCTGTTGGTAAGTTCAGTTGATTTCCTACAGTAGTCCTAGTTTGTTTGCTGATTATGTTTATAGTTATGGAATGCTTTGTACTAGCCAGTTGTTGTAACGTGCAggttataaatgtatataaacaaatgttaacCCGTGGCCCATGTTGTAACAATATGCACTCAACTCATTTAAAATCATTGGTAGTGGTACCAGGTCAAAATGTGCCCAGCCTTTAACTTGTTCCTGGACGAAAAGTTATGGAAGAAAGTTTAATGAAAGTATTaccaaacattattttgttatggaattataaatgttttatatggtTTTATAATTAGAACATTTTGATAATGAGAAACAAATGGAAGATACTAGAACATGTCTGCTTGGAGGTCTTGTGTAATGTAATGCCAATGAACACCTTGCAGCTGAGGAAAATGCAGTAAAGGCTTCCACtgccaagaaaacaaaacaacaactgcGTCCTCGCAAAGAGAAAACACAGCAGCACACTTTCAGCCACCCACTGCTGGCATCCTCTTTGAAGGTGGGTTGTACTTCATTTAttagcacacacacagtattactCCACATTATCATTGTTATGCTCTTCCATTTATTCGAGGTAACAATGTTGTTACTAACGCATGCTTAGAAATCTGCCTACATTATCAATTATAAATACCAGTCCACAATAAAGAGTCttgtgtaatgcaaaataaGACACCAACAAGGCTTACGGAACATGATTAAAGGATGGTGGTGTGAGGTAGACTTAATTATCTGCCCCTATAGTATTTCACACAGTGCGTATGTGCTTGGGATATACCCTATTAAAAGTTGGCCATAGTTATCATGTGATCATATAATCTTTTGGTGTGATGACACTTACTTTACTGGGTTGATTTTATCCAGTGCCATCTATGGCCGGTGATGCAGCGTAGCCAAAGATCCAACACACATCCAACAGTAAAGGCGGCATAAAGACAATTTAAGTTTTAGACGTAACCTTATGACCGTATTTCCAAAATGTCCACGGCACTCTTCTCCGATTATGATAAAGTTTTTATTATAATGTCATGGCAATAAAAAGCACCAATGTGTTGCGGCTCAAATAATAGAGCATACTGATGTCAAATTATGGCATCAGTATGTTTCGATTGAAGTCACCTGTGTGCGTTGAGGCTCGCATGCCTTCTTCAACACGTTATCCGTTTTGTGCACCCTGAAGAAGGCATGTGAGACGCGACGCGTTGGTGCTTTTTATTGCCATGACATTCTAATAAAGGCttttttatcatcatcatccgAGAAGAGTGCCGTGGTCATTTTTGAAGTAAGGTTGTGTCCAAAACTTCAATTGTCATCACATGATTTATACCCCGCTGTCCAACAGGGACAGTTCCTACTACATCTGATGCCAAAGCAGTAGTCTTCCTTCTCTGCACTTTATATGTAGTAAAGGCAGCATGTTTAATGGAAAGGCTCCAGTAGCAGATACAGGAGGCTTTGGCTTGTGCTGTCCCAAGGTTTCAAAATTCTGTTTATCCCCAGAGTCATAGTGGCAATGTGACGTCCCTGGACTTCAGCAGCAATGGAAAATACCTAGCCACCAGTGCTGACGACCGCACGGTCAGGATATGGAGCACCAAGGACTTCCTTGACAGAGACCATAAAAGTCTGAGGGCCAACGTAGAGCTGGACCACGCCACCCTGGTCCGTTTCAGCCCTGATTCAAGGTACTCCCTGACACCATGCTCCATTCAGAGATAAAAGGAATTATACAGGTGACGAGGGAGTTTGTCTTTAAAACACACCACTCCGTAGagcctctttttttctttctatacacattttctctgtctgttggtATGCAGGGCCTTTATTACTTGGCTTGCTAATGGAGACACAATTCGCGTATTCAAGATGACTAAAAAGGAGGACGGTAGCTTTACTTTCAAAGCTGCCCCTGAAGACTTCCCTCAGAAACACAAGGCCAGTGTCATCAACATTGGCATCGCAGAGACTGG
This genomic window from Esox lucius isolate fEsoLuc1 chromosome 7, fEsoLuc1.pri, whole genome shotgun sequence contains:
- the nsun5 gene encoding probable 28S rRNA (cytosine-C(5))-methyltransferase isoform X2, producing the protein MALYNKAAEILEKVETKQAAVKTLVYESKFQNIKQLFALVCETQKFSSILQEIIESTKLLKHTKIKMNLAKVLVYDLVIGKGLKCGGAWKTLMLKHRSRLQAALARMKIKQKVSCNLDLLPSNLQQCEGDQLPRYVRVNTLKTTVEDTVDYFKREGFSYLGKAYRLDDLKLNGKSFVGDLHLSDLLVFSAKTDFHDHYLYKAGHIILQDKASCLPAYLLNPPAGSHVLDACAAPGNKTSHLAAIMKNKGRLFAFDLDAKRLATMSTLLLRAGVTCQQLANQDFLKVEPDALQYKDVKYILLDPSCSGSGMVCLRDEVSSSQKEKDSRRLKALAAFQLRCLNHALRFPSLQRLVYSTCSIHSEENEQVVAACLQQNPSFRLVPLLQQWPERGLSPLTHCLRASTTKTLTHGFFVALLERHTAQSLNEQSTQTLEEKAEAEEANITENGDEEVQEPGNTTKDLDVTDKASPDEEQTRTLGGAKRKRKRKRKMKDRDMEVLVPTTTEKQTGSSVGAKKNRKNKKDVAKGQ
- the nsun5 gene encoding probable 28S rRNA (cytosine-C(5))-methyltransferase isoform X1; the protein is MALYNKAAEILEKVETKQAAVKTLVYESKFQNIKQLFALVCETQKFSSILQEIIESTKLLKHTKIKMNLAKVLVYDLVIGKGLKCGGAWKTLMLKHRSRLQAALARMKIKQKVSCNLDLLPSNLQQCEGDQLPRYVRVNTLKTTVEDTVDYFKREGFSYLGKAYRLDDLKLNGKSFVGDLHLSDLLVFSAKTDFHDHYLYKAGHIILQDKASCLPAYLLNPPAGSHVLDACAAPGNKTSHLAAIMKNKGRLFAFDLDAKRLATMSTLLLRAGVTCQQLANQDFLKVEPDALQYKDVKYILLDPSCSGSGMVCLRDEVSSSQKEKDSRRLKALAAFQLRCLNHALRFPSLQRLVYSTCSIHSEENEQVVAACLQQNPSFRLVPLLQQWPERGLSPLTHCLRASTTKTLTHGFFVALLERHTAQSLNEQSTQTLNPVAEMSLFNPSASEEKAEAEEANITENGDEEVQEPGNTTKDLDVTDKASPDEEQTRTLGGAKRKRKRKRKMKDRDMEVLVPTTTEKQTGSSVGAKKNRKNKKDVAKGQ